Proteins encoded within one genomic window of Balaenoptera musculus isolate JJ_BM4_2016_0621 chromosome 12, mBalMus1.pri.v3, whole genome shotgun sequence:
- the LOC118905024 gene encoding LOW QUALITY PROTEIN: von Willebrand factor A domain-containing protein 8-like (The sequence of the model RefSeq protein was modified relative to this genomic sequence to represent the inferred CDS: inserted 1 base in 1 codon; deleted 1 base in 1 codon; substituted 3 bases at 3 genomic stop codons) — MTEVAKIEWRRRLPLPEQTFMGYWTIGQSRNGMQKLLCPAETHHIDVKGPALINVQEYPIERHEGRSQTFTEECASXKLPLDEITLNCDIATSHENEENTLYVVACNPVSLYFMNMTGKSGYFVDLFDIFPRTASGVWHPFVTVAPLGNPLKGQVILHEQQSNVILLLDTTSQALHRLILPSEEFTLKKTSWWNKEEAETYKMCKEFVHKNWLVFYKEKGNTLAVLDVLEGRTHTTSLPINLQTVFLVAEDKWLLVESKTLQKYLLTKPAHIASEDSSVCQLYVLKEELPSTGFAVTQETDFSIPHKISSHQLSSENLSSAVGQKIASPNRILSDENSYATVVVGFPDLMSLSEVYSWKRPTSLHKXTDTSYGGKKKIGSPKQSNCVTLLDTNQIVRILPPGEIPLKDIYPNDVIPPQIAGYIEVTDLQSKRLXHIPIPGSDFLSPYTTWLSTISDTDALLAEWGKGGVITVDMGGRIRLWETGLEHLQWSLMEWRNMIGREGGRLMQITINRESGEDVSSPKHGKEDPDNMPHVGSSTWAGSTGGRDTAGLGGKGGPYRLDAGHAVYQVSKAEKDAVPEEVKRAAREMGQRAFQQRLKETQMREYDAATYERFSGAVRQQVHSLRIILDNLXAKGKERQWLRHQATGELDDAKIIDGLTGEKAIYKRWGELELQLGSPQQKPKRLRLVADVSGSMYRLNGVDGWLERSMEAVCMLMETFENYEEKFKYDIAGHSGDGYNIALVPINKIPKDNKQRLEILKTMHIHAQFCMSGDHTLEGTKHAIKEIVKEEADEYFVIVLSDANLSRYGIHPARFAQILTSNPQVNAFAIFIRSLGDQAARLQRTLPAGQSFVAKDTKDIPQILQQIFTSTMLSSVKKCPLSSR; from the exons ATGACAGAGGTGGCTAAAATAGAGTGGAGAAGAAG gttgcCTCTGCCAGAGCAGACCTTCATGGGCTATTGGACAATTGGTCAGTCAAGAAATGGAATGCAAAAACTATTGTGTCCGGCAGAAACTCATCATATAGATGTAAAGGGTCCAGCACTTATAAACGTACAGGAGTATCCAATAGAAAGACATGAAGGAAGATCCCAAACCTTTACTGAAGAATGTGCCTCCTGAAAGTTACCATTGGATGAAATTACCTTAAACTGCGACATCGCTACATCAcatgaaaatgaggaaaatactcTCTATGTAGTTGCATGCAATCCCGTTTCCTTATACTTTATGAATATGACTGGGAAAAGCGGCTACTTTGTGGACCTTTTTGACATCTTCCCAAGAACGGCCAGTGGAGTCTGGCACCCATTTGTGACAGTGGCGCCGCTGGGAAATCCCCTCAAGGGTCAAGTGATTCTCCATGAGCAGCAGAGCAATGTGATCCTGTTGCTGGATACCACTAGCCAAGCCCTTCATCGTCTCATCCTACCTTCGGAAGAGTTTACACTTAAGAAAACTTCCTGGTGGAACAAGGAGGAAGCTGAAACTTACAAAATGTGTAAAGAATTTGTGCACAAAAACTGGCTAGTATTCtacaaagaaaaagggaacacCCTGGCTGTGCTGGATGTTCTAGAAGGGCGAACTCACACCACCTCACTTCCCATCAACCTCCAGACAGTGTTTCTCGTTGCAGAAGACAAATGGCTTCTGGTGGAGAGCAAAACACTTCAGAAATATCTTTTAACTAAGCCTGCACACATCGCCTCTGAGGACAGTAGCGTTTGCCAGTTGTATGTGCTGAAAGAGGAGCTGCCTAGCACAGGGTTTGCAGTCACACAAGAAACAGACTTCAGCATACCTCATAAGATTTCAAGTCATCAACTATCATCTGAAAATCTGAGTTCAGCTGTGGGACAAAAGATTGCCTCTCCTAACCGAATTCTCTCAGATGAGAATAGTTATGCTACAGTCGTTGTTGGTTTCCCAGATCTCATGTCACTTAGTGAAGTTTATTCTTGGAAAAGGCCAACATCTTTGCATA TCACTGATACATCCtatggagggaagaagaaaattggAAGCCCAAAGCAGAGCAATTGTGTGACTCTTTTGGATACTAATCAGATAGTCAGGATTTTGCCCCCAGGAGAAATCCCTCTAAAAGATATCTACCCAAACGATGTTATCCCTCCACAAATAGCTGGTTATATAGAAGTCACTGATCTCCAATCAAAGAGACTCTGACACATCCCTATTCCTGGATCAGACTTTCTCTCACCATATACCACGTGGCTATCTACTATCTCGGACACAGATGCACTGCTGGCTGAGTGGGGCAAAGGTGGTGTTATCACTGTTGATATGGGAGGTCGCATTCGGCTTTGGGAAACTGGACTGGAACATCTGCAGTGGTCACTCATGGAATGGAGAAACATGATTGGACGAGAAGGTGGCAGACTTATGCAGATAACAATCAACAGAGAGAGCGGTGAAGACGTGAGTTCCCCCAAACACGGCAAGGAGGACCCAGACAACATGCCGCATGTGGGCAGCAGTACTTGGGCTGGCAGCACAGGGGGAAGAGACACTGCAGGTCTGGGCGGCAAAGGAGGTCCTTACCGGCTGGATGCAGGCCATGCAGTGTACCAGGTCTCTAAGGCTGAGAAAGATGCGGTTCCTGAGGAGGTGAAGAGAGCTGCGAGAGAGATGGGCCAGAGAGCGTTTCAACAGAGGCTAAAGGAGACCCAAATGAGGGAATATGATGCCGCAACCTATGAAAGGTTTTCAGGGGCTGTTCGACAGCAGGTGCACTCCCTCCGAATTATCCTGGATAATTTATAGGCTAAAGGTAAAGAAAGACAGTGGCTAAGACACCAAGCTACTGGGGAACTAGATGATGCCAAGATCATTGATGGGCTGACTGGAGAAAAAGCCATCTACAAACGCTGGGGTGAGCTGGAGCTACAACTGGGCAGCCCCCAACAGAAACCCAAGCGCCTGCGCCTGGTGGCGGACGTGTCTGGCAGCATGTACCGCCTTAATGGGGTGGATGGCTGGCTTGAGCGCTCGATGGAAGCCGTGTGTATGCTCATGGAGACCTTTGAGAACTATGAGGAGAAGTTCAAGTATGACATCGCTGGACACTCTGGAGATGGCTACAACATTGCTCTAGTTCCAATTAACAAAATCCCCAAGGACAATAAGCAAAGGCTAGAAATTCTCAAGACGATGCACATCCACGCTCAGTTCTGC ATGAGTGGGGACCACACATTAGAGGGGACAAAACACGCCATCAAGGAAATCGTCAAAGAAGAAGCTGACGAGTACTTTGTCATTGTCTTAAGTGATGCCAACCTGTCACGCTATGGAATACATCCTGCCAGGTTTGCCCAGATCCTAACAAGCAACCCTCAAGTAAatgcttttgccatttttattagaTCTTTAGGTGATCAAGCAGCCAGGCTTCAAAGAACTCTACCAGCTGGCCAGTCTTTCGTTGCCAAGGATACCAAGGACATCCCTCAGATTTTACAACAGATTTTCACCTCCACCATGTTGTCCAGTGTTAAGAAGTGCCCTTTATCATCCCGATGA